One region of Hemiscyllium ocellatum isolate sHemOce1 chromosome 4, sHemOce1.pat.X.cur, whole genome shotgun sequence genomic DNA includes:
- the crtap gene encoding cartilage-associated protein — protein MWRTAMRRPAVVSVLLLCCCTVHAQYEKYSFRSFPRDELMPLDSAYRHALDQYSAENWQESVDYLEMSLRLHRLLRDSEAFCNLNCSLVLPDQTARFSGFPELQLFSSIMKRAQCLRRCKQGLPAFRQSQPSRETLEDFEKREVYKYLQFAYFKVQNVAKAISAAHTFLQKHPDDAMMKQNMDYYKSLPNSDDFLNDLEMKNYENLFIQAVKAYNGENYLTSITNMELAIPEYLKAYDECIAACEGSREVKEFKDFYPSIAEHYAEVLQCKVKCEHELTPVIGGFFVEKFVATMYHYLQFTYYKLNDMKNAAPCVATYLLFDPEDSVMKQNLVYYQYHKLKWDLTEEDFLPRPEALRYYNQTNFQLQMYEFAKQHLQADDEGEVLEYIDDLLEKADS, from the exons ATGTGGCGGACAGCAATGAGGCGACCAGCTGTAGTTTCCGTGCTGTTGCTGTGTTGTTGCACTGTTCACGCTCAGTATGAGAAGTACAGTTTCCGGAGTTTTCCCCGGGACGAGTTGATGCCGCTGGATTCGGCGTATCGACATGCGCTGGACCAATATTCGGCGGAGAACTGGCAGGAGAGTGTGGATTACCTGGAGATGAGCCTCCGCCTACACCGTCTGCTCCGCGACAGTGAGGCTTTCTGTAACCTCAACTGTAGCCTAGTATTGCCAGACCAAACTGCTCGTTTCAGCGGCTTTCCTGAGCTCCAGCTCTTCAGCAGTATCATGAAGAGAGCGCAGTGTCTCCGCAGGTGTAAACAGGGTTTGCCTGCTTTCCGCCAATCTCAGCCCAGCAGAGAAACTCTGGAGGACTTCGAGAAGCGGGAGGTCTACAAATATCTGCAGTTTGCTTACTTTAAG GTTCAGAATGTTGCTAAAGCCATATCGGCAGCTCATACCTTCCTTCAGAAGCACCCTGATGATGCAATGATGAAGCAGAACATGGATTACTACAAGTCTTTGCCAAACTCTGATGACTTCTTGAATGACCTGGAGATGAAAAATTATGAG AATCTATTCATCCAAGCGGTGAAAGCTTACAATGGCGAAAACTACCTGACATCCATTACAAACATGGAACTGGCCATCCCAGAATACCTTAAGGCTTATGATGAGTGTATTGCTGCCTGCGAGGGTTCAAGAGAGGTGAAGGAGTTTAAAGATTTCTATCCCTCAATAGCAG AACATTACGCTGAAGTTTTGCAGTGTAAAGTGAAGTGTGAGCATGAACTAACTCCTGTCATTGGAGGGTTTTTTGTGGAGAAATTTGTTGCTACTATGTACCACTATTTGCAGTTCACTTATTATAAAC TCAATGATATGAAGAATGCAGCTCCATGTGTAGCAACCTATTTGCTCTTTGATCCTGAAGATTCAGTGATGAAGCAAAACTTGGTGTATTACCAATACCACAAGCTGAAATGGGACCTGACAGAGGAGGATTTCTTGCCCAGACCA GAGGCTTTGCGATACTACAACCAGACCAATTTTCAATTGCAAATGTATGAATTTGCCAAACAACATCTACAAGCTGATGATGAA